The Lycium ferocissimum isolate CSIRO_LF1 chromosome 1, AGI_CSIRO_Lferr_CH_V1, whole genome shotgun sequence genome includes a region encoding these proteins:
- the LOC132030781 gene encoding aspartic proteinase CDR1-like encodes MKMNTKVSSLFPTLVFLAFFHLSFVSCRKIISNVGEDGFTLDFIHRDSSRSPFYNPSNTQSNRLRNAFHRSVSRASFFSKNSLATTNTIQSDIYPIPGEYLMKLSIGTPPVEILAIADTGSDLTWTQCKPCINCFKQTAPLFDSRKSSTYKTVGCDTKECASTGYSCVRGNVCEYQMNYGDASHTVGDLAFEKFTFPSTSGKNVSIPHVAFGCGHDNGGTFMKYTSGIIGLGGGEVSIINQLKKQINGKFSYCLIPLQSSNSNFTSHINFGSSAIVSGNKVVSTPLIKKESSTFYYLNLEGVSVGNKTLEFKSSKIGSSSIGVGGDEGNIIIDSGTTLTLLPNDFYLNLESMLVDSIRATKKDDPSGTFGLCYESENGTIDAPTIVAHFTNADLELAPSSTFAEVEEGLVCLTIVPAQEIAIFGNLAQGNFLIGYDLAAKKVSFKPTDCTKY; translated from the coding sequence ATGAAGATGAATACTAAAGTTAGCAGTCTTTTTCCTACATTAGTCTTTTTAGCTttctttcatctttcttttgtttcttgtaGAAAAATAATAAGCAATGTTGGTGAAGATGGCTTCACTCTTGATTTTATCCACCGCGATTCTTCTCGTTCACCTTTCTACAACCCATCAAACACTCAATCAAACCGCCTTCGAAATGCCTTCCATCGATCAGTTTCACGTGCTTCTTTTTTCAGTAAAAATTCCCTTGCTACTACCAACACAATCCAATCGGATATTTATCCAATCCCGGGAGAATACCTCATGAAACTCTCCATTGGAACTCCACCAGTGGAAATTCTAGCCATAGCCGACACTGGCAGTGACTTAACATGGACGCAATGCAAGCCTTGCATTAATTGTTTCAAACAAACAGCGCCTCTTTTTGATTCCAGAAAAAGCTCTACTTATAAAACCGTAGGTTGTGACACTAAAGAATGTGCATCAACTGGTTATTCTTGTGTGAGAGGAAATGTTTGTGAATATCAAATGAATTATGGTGATGCATCACACACTGTTGGTGATCTTGCTTTTGAAAAATTCACTTTTCCTTCTACTTCTGGCAAAAATGTATCAATTCCTCACGTTGCCTTTGGTTGCGGTCATGACAATGGTGGAACATTTATGAAGTATACTTCTGGCATTATTGGCTTAGGGGGTGGCGAAGTTTCAATTATCAACCAATTGAAGAAACAAATCAATGGGAAATTCTCTTATTGTTTGATCCCATTGCAATCATCAAATTCCAATTTCACAAGTCACATCAACTTTGGGAGTAGTGCCATCGTGTCTGGCAATAAAGTAGTTTCAACTCCTTTGATAAAAAAGGAATCATCCACGTTCTACTATCTAAATTTGGAAGGTGTGAGTGTCGGCAATAAGACATTGGAATTCAAATCTTCTAAAATTGGTTCTTCCTCTATTGGTGTTGGTGGTGATGAAGGTAACATTATAATCGATTCTGGTACGACGTTAACGCTGTTGCCTAACGATTTTTACTTGAATTTGGAATCGATGTTGGTTGATTCAATCCGTGCTACTAAGAAGGACGATCCATCAGGGACTTTTGGTCTATGTTACGAGTCTGAGAATGGTACTATCGATGCTCCAACTATTGTTGCACATTTTACAAATGCGGATTTAGAGTTGGCGCCTTCGAGTACCTTTGCGGAAGTGGAGGAAGGTTTGGTTTGTTTGACAATAGTGCCAGCACAGGAAATTGCTATTTTTGGAAACTTGGCACAAGGGAATTTCCTAATTGGATATGATCTTGCGGCTAAGAAAGTGTCCTTTAAGCCTACAGATTGCACTAAGTACTGA